A segment of the Microbacterium luteolum genome:
TCCCCACTGTCGCCCTGCACCCGAGGAGCATCCGATGACCATCGACAGGGCAGAGGTCATCGTGACCAGTCCCGATCGCAACTTCGTCACGCTGAAGATCACGACCGCCGACGGAGTGACCGGCTTGGGGGATGCCACCCTCAACGGGCGCGAGCTCGCGGTGGTCGCGTACCTGTCCGAGCACGTGGTGCCGCTGCTGATCGGGGCGGACGAGTCGCGCATCGAGGACACCTGGCAGTTCCTGTACCGGTCGGCGTACTGGCGGCGGGGTCCGGTCACGATGGCGGCGATCGCCGCGGTCGACATGGCGCTGTGGGACATCAAGGGCAAGGTCGCGGGTCTCCCCGTGTACCAGCTGCTCGGCGGCGCGTCCCGGAACGGACTGATGGCGTACGGACACGCGTCGGGCAAGGAGCTGCCCGAGCTGTTCGACTCGATCCGCGCGCACCAGGCGCAGGGGTACCGGGCGATCCGGGTGCAGACCGGCGTCCCGACCCTGAAGGCGATCTACGGCATCGCGTCGCAGTCCGCCGACACCGGGGGCGGCGAGGCCCGCTACGACCACGAGCCGGCCCGCCGTGGGGCGAAGCCGGTGGAGGAGGACTGGGACACCCGCGCGTATCTGAACCACCTCCCCGGTGTCTTCGAGGCGGTGCGCAACGAGTTCGGCCCCGACATCCCCCTGCTCCACGACGGCCACCACCGGATGACGCCCATCCAGGCCGCACGCCTGGGCAAGGACCTCGAGCCGTACGACCTGTTCTGGCTGGAGGACTGCACCCCGGCCGAGAACCAGGAGGCGCTGCGCCTGGTGCGCCAGCACACCACCACCCCACTCGCGATCGGGGAGATCTTCAACACGGTCTGGGACTTCAAGGACATCATCCGCGACCAGCTCATCGACTACGTCCGCGGGGCCGTCACCCACATGGGCGGTATCAGCGCCTTGAAGAAGACCCTCGACTACGCCGCGATGTACCAGATCAAGTCGGGCATGCACGGGCCGACCGACATCTCGCCGGTCGGCATGGCCGCCGCGATGCACCTCGGTCTCGCGATCCACAACTTCGGCATCCAGGAGTACATGCAGCACGGATCCCGCACCGACCAGGTCTTCCAGCAGTCGTTCACCTGGACCGACGGCTACCTGCACCCCGGCGACAAGCCCGGCCTCGGTGTCGAGCTCGACGTCGACGAAGCCGGCAGATACCCGTACGAGCAGGCGTACCTGCCCTACAACCGTCTCCTCGACGGCACGGTCCACGACTGGTGAAGGATGGAGGGGTGAACGCCGCATCCCACTCCGCACCGCCCCTCGTCGTGATGGGCGTCTCCGGCGTCGGCAAGACGACCATCGGCCAGGAGCTGGCTCGCCGGCAGGGCACTCGCTTCGTCGACGCCGACGACCTCCACGGACCGGAGAACATCGCCAAGATGAGCGCGGGCATCCCGCTGGTCGACGACGATCGCTGGCCCTGGCTGGATCGCGTCGGCGCTGTGCTCGCGGCGGAGCCCGGGGTCGTCATGGCGTGCTCGGCGCTGCGGCGGGTCTACCGCGACCGCCTGCGGGCGAACGCGCCTGCGACCCTGTTCGTGCACCTCGCCGCGGCGCCCGAGAGAGTGGCGGCACAGGCGGCCGCACGCGAGGACCACTTCATGCCGCCGGCGCTGCTGCGGTCGCAGATCGCCACGCTCGAGCCGCTCGACGAGGACGAGCCGGGCATCACAGTCATCGTGGATGCAGGCCCCGATGACCTCGTCGATCGCATCCTGGGTCTTCTGGCAGGTGAGCGGGAGCGGTCCGAGAAGTAGGCTGATCCCATCATGCAAGAGTTCTGGCAGTGGGCGGG
Coding sequences within it:
- the manD gene encoding D-mannonate dehydratase ManD gives rise to the protein MTIDRAEVIVTSPDRNFVTLKITTADGVTGLGDATLNGRELAVVAYLSEHVVPLLIGADESRIEDTWQFLYRSAYWRRGPVTMAAIAAVDMALWDIKGKVAGLPVYQLLGGASRNGLMAYGHASGKELPELFDSIRAHQAQGYRAIRVQTGVPTLKAIYGIASQSADTGGGEARYDHEPARRGAKPVEEDWDTRAYLNHLPGVFEAVRNEFGPDIPLLHDGHHRMTPIQAARLGKDLEPYDLFWLEDCTPAENQEALRLVRQHTTTPLAIGEIFNTVWDFKDIIRDQLIDYVRGAVTHMGGISALKKTLDYAAMYQIKSGMHGPTDISPVGMAAAMHLGLAIHNFGIQEYMQHGSRTDQVFQQSFTWTDGYLHPGDKPGLGVELDVDEAGRYPYEQAYLPYNRLLDGTVHDW
- a CDS encoding gluconokinase codes for the protein MNAASHSAPPLVVMGVSGVGKTTIGQELARRQGTRFVDADDLHGPENIAKMSAGIPLVDDDRWPWLDRVGAVLAAEPGVVMACSALRRVYRDRLRANAPATLFVHLAAAPERVAAQAAAREDHFMPPALLRSQIATLEPLDEDEPGITVIVDAGPDDLVDRILGLLAGERERSEK